Proteins co-encoded in one Sparus aurata chromosome 18, fSpaAur1.1, whole genome shotgun sequence genomic window:
- the LOC115569220 gene encoding uncharacterized protein LOC115569220, with the protein MQLIKAQGSFLARLHEDLNDPTGLGTFSIMHEEERHRRGRPRGEETREGLWSRFRTQVMEPYLDGLQDSLDHRFQHLDILEAFQVLGPQAATEEDAVNTGHLTLSTKFLQQPENPALLQEWTSYKQHLLVGVFKNLDQRNMMMKLASQNDEWGQLYPCLSQLAAIALTVPISSVNCERDFSTMNRVKTDLRNRLQGDHLAACMLLCINGPPLKDFPYDRALQLFFKKPRKMKCSKPGCKLCH; encoded by the exons ATGCAGCTGATCAAGGCACAAGGGTCATTCCTAGCCCGGCTCCATGAGGACCTAAATGACCCTACTGGATTAGGAACTTTTAGCATCATgcatgaggaggagagacacaggagaGGCAGACCCCGGGGTGAAGAGACAAGGGAGGGTCTCTGGTCCCGTTTTAGGACCCAG GTAATGGAGCCTTATCTGGATGGCCTGCAAGACAGCCTAGATCACCGGTTTCAACACCTTGACATCCTGGAAGCCTTTCAAGTGCTGGGACCCCAGGCGGCCACAGAAGAAGATGCAGTCAACACAGGACATTTGACCCTGTCTACAAAATTCTTACAGCAGCCAGAAAATCCAGCACTGCTGCAAGAGTGGACATCATATAAACAGCATCTGCTAGTTGGAGTCTTCAAG AATCTGGACCAGCGCAACATGATGATGAAGCTGGCATCCCAAAATGATGAATGGGGACAGCTTTATCCATGCTTGAGCCAGCTAGCAGCCATTGCATTAACAGTGCCCATATCCTCCGTTAACTGTGAGAGAGATTTCTCTACAATGAACAGG GTGAAGACAGACCTAAGGAACAGGCTGCAGGGGGACCATCTGGCAGCATGCATGCTCCTCTGCATCAACGGGCCACCTCTGAAGGACTTCCCTTATGACAGAGCCTTACAGCTGTTTTTCAAAAAGCCAAGAAAAATGAAGTGCTCTAAGCCAGGCTGCAAACTGTGCCATTAG